A region of Chthoniobacterales bacterium DNA encodes the following proteins:
- the lgt gene encoding prolipoprotein diacylglyceryl transferase, producing MLFAFYVHHLSPFLLQFGPGWGIRWYGLAYVAAFVVGIALYRRLARQGYSDLKPEAVTDFIVWGAMFGVVLGGRLGYMLFYDWEAFRANPLLIVRVWDGGMASHGGIIGLALYTLVYARWHHMSWRNLGDNMAVVAPLGLMFGRLANFINGELFGRATNVPWAMQFPKELYTDPEAANAAVAAATQINPAWNSVDQIDIAARTSEPLRNALAEILTPRHPSQLYAAALEGALLFSLLWIVRTRVRVPDGVLTGLFFIAYAALRIVGELFREPDAPLTGPFTRGQFLSLFLVLIGLAFLISAWLRPTWPPRWQKAAKSA from the coding sequence ATGCTGTTCGCCTTCTACGTCCACCACCTCAGTCCCTTTCTTCTGCAGTTCGGCCCCGGCTGGGGCATTCGCTGGTATGGCCTCGCCTACGTCGCGGCCTTCGTGGTCGGCATCGCGCTGTATCGACGACTCGCGAGACAGGGCTACTCCGACCTGAAGCCGGAGGCCGTCACCGATTTCATCGTCTGGGGCGCCATGTTCGGCGTCGTGCTCGGCGGTCGCCTCGGCTACATGCTCTTTTACGACTGGGAGGCCTTTCGGGCGAATCCTCTCCTCATTGTGCGCGTCTGGGATGGCGGCATGGCGAGCCACGGCGGCATCATTGGCCTCGCGCTCTACACGCTCGTCTACGCGCGCTGGCACCACATGTCGTGGCGCAATCTGGGCGACAACATGGCCGTCGTCGCGCCACTTGGCCTGATGTTCGGCCGCCTCGCAAATTTCATCAACGGCGAGCTCTTTGGCCGCGCCACGAACGTCCCTTGGGCGATGCAATTCCCCAAGGAGCTCTACACCGATCCCGAGGCCGCCAACGCCGCCGTCGCCGCCGCGACGCAGATCAATCCCGCCTGGAATTCCGTCGACCAGATCGACATCGCCGCCCGCACGTCGGAGCCGTTGCGCAACGCCCTCGCCGAAATCCTCACCCCGCGCCACCCCTCGCAGCTCTACGCCGCCGCCCTCGAGGGCGCGCTGCTCTTCAGCCTCCTCTGGATCGTGCGCACCCGCGTGCGCGTGCCGGATGGCGTGCTCACCGGGCTGTTCTTCATCGCCTACGCGGCGCTCCGCATCGTGGGCGAGTTGTTCCGCGAACCCGACGCGCCCCTCACCGGTCCGTTCACCCGCGGCCAGTTCCTCTCGCTCTTCCTCGTGCTGATCGGCCTCGCGTTCCTGATCTCCGCCTGGCTGCGCCCGACCTGGCCCCCGCGCTGGCAAAAAGCCGCGAAGAGCGCCTAG
- a CDS encoding septal ring lytic transglycosylase RlpA family protein, with the protein MFSPDRQKSPAANTLAGLLLALAMGWLAGCAGPRVIVRPDDRPGRPDAVFSPKPVVTQHGKASYYWEDTRTASGERFHADALTAAHRKFPLQSWVRVTNERNGKSVIVRINDRGPYIRGRIIDLSRGAARQIDMVKAGVVPVKVELLKRIDVVEKPNLKLTPKVRRKAEARLHAGGAKPAPKRGRSRN; encoded by the coding sequence TTGTTTTCTCCAGATCGACAGAAATCGCCCGCCGCGAACACCCTGGCGGGCCTGCTGCTTGCGCTCGCGATGGGCTGGCTGGCCGGTTGCGCCGGGCCGCGCGTGATCGTGCGTCCGGATGACCGGCCCGGCCGGCCAGACGCGGTTTTCTCGCCGAAGCCGGTGGTCACGCAGCACGGGAAGGCCTCGTATTACTGGGAGGACACCCGCACCGCGAGCGGGGAGCGCTTTCACGCAGACGCCCTCACGGCGGCGCACCGGAAGTTTCCACTGCAGAGCTGGGTGCGCGTGACGAACGAACGCAACGGGAAGTCGGTGATCGTGCGCATCAACGATCGCGGACCCTACATCCGCGGCCGCATCATCGACCTCAGCCGCGGCGCCGCGCGGCAGATCGACATGGTGAAGGCAGGCGTCGTGCCCGTGAAGGTGGAGCTGCTCAAGCGCATCGACGTCGTCGAGAAACCGAATCTCAAGCTCACGCCGAAAGTCCGGAGGAAGGCCGAGGCCCGGTTGCACGCGGGCGGGGCGAAGCCGGCGCCGAAGCGCGGCCGGTCGCGCAACTAG
- a CDS encoding metallophosphoesterase, whose protein sequence is MFEPSADLVARLGADRVAARLARESRLWLKAGRTSARIARLGLQALGLTGRAYREFLDVQIVENVVRLPSLPLAFDGFRLLQLTDLHSDLDPALIDRVIERLPAARFDRCVLTGDYHDVIGEPWEESVAQTLRLIPHLGAEPLGILGNHDFLAKVPVLEAGGLRLLLNEAVAIERDGARLWICGVDDAHSFGTHDFAKASADIPAGDCRVLLSHSPETAWEAAPHGYALHLSGHTHGGQICLPGGFILVRKAPVPTPLLSGPWEVGGMAGYTSRGTGSCGVAGRLNCPPEMTIHILRCA, encoded by the coding sequence ATGTTCGAACCGTCCGCCGATCTCGTCGCCCGCCTGGGCGCCGACCGCGTGGCGGCCCGTCTTGCCCGTGAGAGCCGGCTCTGGCTGAAAGCCGGCCGCACGAGCGCCCGCATCGCGCGTCTCGGCCTGCAGGCGCTCGGACTGACCGGCCGGGCCTATCGCGAGTTTCTCGACGTGCAGATCGTCGAGAACGTCGTCCGCCTGCCCTCGCTCCCACTGGCGTTCGACGGCTTCCGGCTCCTGCAGCTCACCGACCTGCATTCCGATCTCGATCCCGCCCTCATCGACCGCGTGATCGAGCGCCTGCCCGCCGCGCGGTTCGATCGCTGCGTGCTCACGGGCGACTATCACGACGTGATCGGCGAGCCGTGGGAGGAATCCGTCGCCCAGACGCTGCGCCTCATCCCGCACCTCGGCGCGGAGCCGCTCGGCATTCTCGGCAACCACGATTTTCTCGCCAAGGTCCCCGTGCTCGAGGCCGGCGGCCTGCGCCTGCTCCTCAACGAAGCCGTCGCGATCGAGCGAGACGGCGCACGCCTCTGGATCTGCGGCGTGGACGATGCCCACAGCTTTGGCACCCACGATTTCGCGAAGGCCAGCGCGGACATTCCCGCCGGGGACTGCCGCGTGCTGCTCTCGCACAGCCCCGAGACAGCGTGGGAGGCCGCGCCCCACGGCTACGCCCTGCACCTGAGCGGCCACACCCACGGTGGCCAGATCTGCCTGCCGGGCGGCTTCATTCTCGTGCGCAAGGCGCCTGTTCCGACGCCCCTGCTTTCCGGGCCGTGGGAGGTCGGCGGCATGGCGGGCTACACGTCGCGCGGCACCGGAAGTTGCGGCGTGGCGGGACGATTGAATTGCCCGCCGGAAATGACGATCCATATTCTGCGGTGCGCATGA
- a CDS encoding NlpC/P60 family protein: MKPLLRLLLALALVAPATAQERTHVVRSGDSLAKLMFAYGVSGDAILRANGLHSTTLPVGKRLVIPSASPATPSEAPRAQPVSIARAESVPAPVAEPASPPAPEPDAAEPDAPSEPPVESAPPVPVHDVAPGDFAAAIAIPAGENIRYNGRWVPPGENSTWVMDCSNTTRWLYRQVRGLDLPRTASDQYEWLRTRHRLWRVNPNSRSLQRRLEPGDLLFWEDTYKPVRRPPVTHVMLYLGTDSRGRMMMAGSQGASGPDTYEFTPGKKMGGYRFFFFFRRDGRFVAYGRP, encoded by the coding sequence ATGAAGCCGCTCCTCCGCCTCCTGCTCGCCCTCGCCCTCGTCGCCCCGGCGACCGCTCAGGAACGCACCCATGTCGTCCGATCTGGCGACAGCCTCGCCAAGCTCATGTTTGCCTACGGCGTGAGCGGCGACGCCATCCTCCGCGCGAACGGCCTCCATTCCACCACGCTCCCGGTCGGCAAACGCCTCGTCATTCCCTCCGCGTCCCCTGCCACGCCATCCGAGGCGCCCCGCGCCCAGCCCGTGAGCATCGCCCGCGCCGAATCCGTTCCCGCCCCGGTTGCGGAACCCGCTTCACCGCCGGCCCCCGAGCCTGATGCCGCCGAACCGGATGCCCCCTCCGAGCCCCCGGTCGAATCGGCCCCGCCCGTTCCCGTTCATGACGTCGCCCCCGGGGATTTCGCCGCCGCCATCGCCATCCCGGCCGGCGAGAACATCCGCTACAACGGCCGCTGGGTGCCGCCCGGCGAAAATTCCACCTGGGTCATGGATTGCTCGAACACGACGCGCTGGCTCTACCGCCAGGTCCGCGGCCTCGATCTCCCTCGCACCGCCTCCGATCAATACGAATGGCTGCGCACCCGCCACCGCCTCTGGCGCGTGAATCCAAATTCCCGTTCGCTCCAGCGCCGCCTCGAGCCCGGCGACCTGCTCTTCTGGGAAGACACCTACAAGCCCGTCCGCCGGCCGCCCGTCACCCACGTCATGCTCTACCTCGGCACCGACTCCCGCGGCCGCATGATGATGGCCGGCTCCCAGGGCGCCAGCGGACCGGACACCTACGAATTCACGCCCGGCAAGAAAATGGGCGGCTACCGCTTCTTCTTTTTCTTCCGCCGCGACGGGCGCTTCGTCGCCTACGGCCGGCCCTAG
- a CDS encoding LON peptidase substrate-binding domain-containing protein — MKESVTIPEEIGVIVLPGVVLSPGRLLPLYIFEPRYRRMLELALETDRVFAVGTRTPGGEADDAEPIGVAGVIRACVRHADGTSNLVLEGLARVRFAAWTQLAPYRIARVEVLES; from the coding sequence ATGAAGGAATCCGTCACGATCCCGGAAGAAATTGGCGTCATTGTCCTGCCGGGCGTCGTGCTGTCGCCCGGCCGGCTGCTGCCGCTGTATATCTTCGAGCCGCGCTATCGGCGAATGCTCGAGCTGGCGCTGGAGACCGACCGCGTCTTTGCCGTGGGGACGCGAACGCCGGGAGGCGAGGCGGATGATGCCGAGCCGATCGGCGTGGCGGGGGTGATTCGGGCCTGCGTGCGCCATGCGGACGGCACGTCGAATCTTGTGCTCGAGGGGCTCGCACGGGTGCGGTTCGCCGCCTGGACGCAGCTTGCGCCGTATCGGATTGCCCGCGTCGAGGTGCTTGAATCCTAG
- a CDS encoding NCS2 family permease: MLERIFKLRAHGTTPGREIAAGLTTFAAMAYILAVNPTILAEAGMPEDALLTATAVSAAIATLLMAALTNFPIALAPGMGINAFFAFSICIGMGVPWPSALGLVCVNGVIFLLLSVTGVRERIIDAIPHALKVAVTAGIGFFIAFIGLQNGGLVVGNPETLVAMGDLAHPAVAFFFGGLLLTAALVALRLPAAILLAILALTVIGLFVPGGKGDPITKWPEHLVSAPASLDPVFFKLNFDLFRNDPLRAVVLTLTLLLVDMFDNIGSLIAVTRRAGLMGANDKIPRAGRALAADSSAAILSSLLGTSTVVTYIESSTGVQAGGRTDLTAVVTALCFLAALVFTPLILAIPGAAIAPALVMVGVFMFESVTDLDPRETVDFIPAVLTILMMPLSFSISTGLGIGILALVVLALATGQRDRLTPFLLGLAVVFLLHFFEEPLLALLR, from the coding sequence GTGCTGGAACGGATCTTCAAGCTCAGGGCCCATGGCACCACCCCCGGTCGCGAAATCGCCGCCGGCCTCACCACCTTCGCCGCGATGGCCTACATCCTCGCGGTGAATCCCACGATCCTTGCCGAAGCAGGCATGCCGGAGGACGCCCTGCTCACCGCCACCGCCGTGAGCGCCGCGATCGCCACCCTGCTGATGGCCGCACTCACGAATTTCCCCATCGCCCTCGCCCCCGGCATGGGCATCAACGCCTTCTTTGCCTTCTCGATCTGCATCGGCATGGGCGTGCCGTGGCCCAGCGCCCTCGGCCTGGTCTGCGTGAACGGCGTGATCTTCCTGCTGCTCTCGGTCACCGGCGTGCGCGAGCGGATCATCGACGCCATCCCGCACGCCCTCAAGGTCGCCGTCACGGCCGGCATCGGCTTCTTCATCGCTTTCATCGGCCTGCAAAATGGCGGCCTCGTCGTGGGGAATCCCGAGACCCTCGTCGCGATGGGCGACCTCGCGCACCCCGCCGTCGCCTTCTTCTTCGGCGGCCTGCTGCTCACCGCAGCGCTCGTCGCCCTGCGCCTGCCGGCCGCCATCCTGCTCGCCATCCTCGCGCTCACGGTCATCGGCCTCTTCGTGCCCGGCGGAAAGGGCGACCCCATCACGAAATGGCCGGAGCACCTCGTCTCCGCTCCAGCCTCGCTCGACCCCGTCTTCTTCAAGCTCAACTTCGACCTCTTCCGCAACGATCCGCTGCGCGCCGTCGTCCTCACGCTCACGCTGCTCCTCGTCGACATGTTCGACAACATCGGCTCACTCATCGCCGTCACCCGCCGCGCCGGTCTCATGGGCGCCAACGACAAAATCCCGCGCGCCGGCCGCGCCCTCGCCGCGGATTCCTCCGCCGCCATCCTCAGCTCGCTGCTCGGCACCTCGACCGTGGTCACCTACATCGAATCCTCCACCGGCGTGCAGGCCGGCGGCCGCACCGACCTCACCGCCGTCGTCACCGCGCTCTGCTTCCTTGCCGCCCTCGTTTTCACGCCCCTCATTCTCGCCATTCCGGGCGCGGCCATCGCCCCCGCCCTGGTCATGGTCGGTGTCTTCATGTTCGAGTCCGTCACCGATCTCGACCCGCGCGAGACGGTCGATTTCATCCCCGCCGTGCTCACGATTCTCATGATGCCGCTGTCGTTCAGCATCAGCACCGGCCTCGGAATCGGCATCCTCGCCCTCGTCGTCCTCGCTCTCGCCACTGGCCAGCGCGACCGACTCACGCCCTTCCTGCTCGGGCTGGCCGTGGTGTTTCTCCTCCACTTCTTCGAGGAACCACTGCTCGCCCTCCTCCGCTAG
- the bioB gene encoding biotin synthase BioB, giving the protein MPTFDALEAIYQRPFFDLIAESRRVHAENWKENEMQLCTLLSVKTGGCSEDCGYCAQSARYKTGLESQRLMTTEDVLPIAKQAAASGATRFCMGAAWKGVRDGDAKFEQMLETVREVGKLGMEVCVTLGQLGDVEARKLREAGVTAYNHNIDTSPEHYGNIVSTHTFQDRLNTIGSVQRAGMAVCCGGILGLGETERDRIRMLEVLCSFDPPPESVPINCLMPMEGTPLAGAKPIDPFELVRLIATTRIALPKAKIRLSAGRSLLSREAQALCYFAGANSIFYGEKLLTAQNPETDEDLALLAQLGLRPQAPYTDLPRPDCLNTTAPEPALA; this is encoded by the coding sequence ATGCCCACGTTCGACGCCCTCGAGGCCATTTATCAACGCCCGTTCTTCGACCTCATCGCCGAGTCGCGCCGCGTCCATGCCGAGAATTGGAAGGAAAACGAAATGCAGCTCTGCACGCTGCTCAGCGTGAAAACCGGCGGCTGTAGCGAGGACTGCGGCTACTGCGCGCAAAGCGCCCGCTACAAGACCGGACTGGAATCCCAGCGCCTCATGACGACCGAGGACGTTCTCCCGATTGCAAAACAGGCCGCCGCCAGCGGCGCGACGCGCTTCTGCATGGGCGCCGCGTGGAAGGGCGTGCGCGACGGCGACGCCAAATTCGAGCAGATGCTGGAAACCGTCCGCGAGGTCGGCAAGCTCGGCATGGAAGTCTGCGTCACCCTCGGCCAGCTCGGCGACGTCGAGGCCCGCAAGCTCCGTGAAGCCGGCGTGACCGCCTACAATCACAACATCGACACCAGCCCCGAACATTACGGGAACATCGTCTCGACCCACACCTTTCAGGACCGCCTGAACACGATCGGCTCCGTCCAGCGTGCCGGCATGGCCGTCTGCTGCGGCGGCATCCTCGGCCTCGGCGAGACCGAGCGCGACCGCATTCGCATGCTCGAGGTGCTCTGCTCCTTCGATCCGCCGCCGGAAAGCGTGCCGATCAACTGCCTCATGCCCATGGAAGGCACGCCGCTCGCCGGCGCGAAGCCCATCGATCCCTTCGAGCTCGTCCGCCTGATCGCCACCACGCGCATCGCCCTGCCGAAGGCCAAGATCCGCCTCAGCGCCGGTCGTTCGCTCCTCTCCCGCGAAGCTCAGGCCCTCTGCTACTTCGCCGGCGCCAACTCCATTTTCTACGGAGAAAAACTCCTCACCGCGCAGAATCCCGAGACCGACGAGGACCTTGCCCTTCTCGCCCAGCTCGGCCTTCGTCCGCAGGCCCCCTACACCGACCTGCCCCGTCCCGACTGCCTCAACACCACCGCACCCGAACCCGCCCTCGCATGA
- a CDS encoding ribose-5-phosphate isomerase, whose translation MKIAIGSDHAGFAYKQRIAEHLRGKGHEVLDFGTHSAESTDYPLWIIPTAEAVAKGEAEFGIVVGGSGNGEAIAANKVKGIRCGLAWCNQTAEFTRLHNDANVMSIGQRMTSIEIALDCVDIFLSTKYEGGRHQGRIDEMSRYETTGELSKS comes from the coding sequence ATGAAAATCGCCATCGGCTCCGACCACGCCGGCTTCGCCTACAAACAACGCATCGCCGAGCATCTCCGCGGGAAAGGCCACGAGGTTCTCGACTTCGGCACCCACTCCGCCGAGTCCACCGACTACCCGCTCTGGATCATTCCCACCGCCGAGGCCGTCGCCAAAGGCGAAGCGGAGTTTGGCATCGTCGTTGGCGGCTCCGGCAACGGCGAAGCCATCGCCGCGAACAAGGTGAAAGGCATCCGCTGCGGCCTCGCGTGGTGCAACCAGACCGCCGAGTTCACCCGCCTGCACAACGACGCCAACGTCATGTCCATCGGCCAGCGCATGACCTCCATCGAGATCGCCCTCGACTGCGTCGACATCTTCCTCAGCACGAAATACGAAGGCGGCCGCCACCAGGGCCGCATCGACGAAATGAGCCGCTACGAAACCACCGGCGAGCTCAGCAAATCCTGA
- a CDS encoding peptidylprolyl isomerase translates to MTITTGKVVFFDYTLTDDDQEIIDSSRGGEPLGYVQGAGQIVPGLEKAMEGKKVGDSFKVAVEAAEGYGLHDEANVAVIPASQIEGVDELEVGTQLHTDTEYGEQTVVVTKIEGDEVTIDANHPLAGLTLNFDVTIREIRDASPEEISHGHVHGEGGHHH, encoded by the coding sequence ATGACCATCACTACCGGCAAAGTCGTCTTCTTCGACTACACCCTCACCGACGACGACCAGGAAATCATCGATAGTTCACGGGGCGGCGAGCCCCTCGGCTACGTCCAGGGCGCCGGCCAGATCGTTCCCGGCCTCGAAAAGGCCATGGAAGGCAAGAAAGTCGGCGACAGCTTCAAGGTCGCCGTCGAAGCCGCCGAAGGCTACGGCCTGCACGACGAAGCCAACGTCGCCGTCATTCCCGCCAGCCAGATCGAAGGCGTCGACGAGCTCGAAGTCGGCACCCAGCTCCACACCGACACCGAATACGGCGAACAAACCGTCGTCGTCACCAAGATCGAAGGCGACGAAGTCACCATCGACGCGAACCATCCCCTCGCCGGCCTCACGCTCAACTTCGACGTGACGATCCGCGAGATCCGCGACGCCAGCCCCGAAGAGATCTCCCACGGCCACGTCCACGGCGAAGGCGGCCACCACCACTAG
- a CDS encoding zinc ribbon domain-containing protein, with protein sequence MAYLNSRPRTPEVCPVCGEDVPPRARACPECGADHNSGWRLAADGGGLDLPDEEFDYDEFVAREFGEGVRPSGIRPIWWVTAIVVLLAMLAGLVLSVW encoded by the coding sequence ATGGCCTACCTGAACAGTCGCCCCCGCACGCCCGAAGTGTGTCCCGTCTGCGGCGAGGACGTGCCGCCGCGCGCGCGGGCCTGTCCGGAATGCGGCGCGGACCACAATTCCGGCTGGCGGCTCGCCGCGGACGGCGGCGGACTCGACCTGCCGGACGAGGAATTCGACTACGACGAATTCGTCGCGCGTGAATTCGGCGAAGGCGTCCGTCCGTCCGGGATCAGGCCGATCTGGTGGGTCACCGCGATCGTGGTGCTGCTCGCGATGCTCGCGGGGCTCGTGCTGTCGGTGTGGTAG
- a CDS encoding VOC family protein: MSESIDPGVSIGHVHLKVADLERAIGFYCGVLGFEVTVRYGTQAAFLSAGGYHHHIGLNTWESLGGSPPPAGSTGLFHTAIRYPTRATLADAVRRVLAAGITLDGAADHGVSEAIYLRDPDENGVELTWDRPRDQWPVAAGGGLDMFTRALDLRNLLREAPPA, encoded by the coding sequence GTGAGCGAATCCATCGATCCCGGCGTCTCCATCGGCCACGTCCATCTCAAGGTCGCCGATCTCGAACGAGCGATCGGTTTCTACTGCGGCGTGCTGGGCTTTGAGGTCACGGTGCGCTACGGCACGCAGGCCGCATTCCTGTCCGCCGGCGGCTACCACCACCATATTGGTCTGAATACGTGGGAAAGCCTCGGCGGCTCGCCCCCTCCGGCGGGCTCGACCGGGCTTTTCCACACGGCGATCCGTTATCCAACCCGCGCCACCCTTGCCGATGCGGTGCGCCGCGTGCTCGCCGCCGGCATCACGCTCGACGGCGCCGCCGACCACGGCGTGAGCGAAGCCATTTATCTCCGCGATCCGGACGAAAACGGCGTGGAGCTCACCTGGGACCGTCCGCGTGACCAATGGCCCGTCGCCGCCGGCGGCGGGCTGGACATGTTCACCCGCGCGCTGGATTTGCGGAATCTCCTCCGCGAGGCGCCGCCCGCCTGA
- a CDS encoding cellulase family glycosylhydrolase has product MAPIRSALFVGFALFLTVVARAAGPAGFELDLSSAKDLPPGLTWVAEGPQNEPCLRIDVFPKDASAPHLLTIPIDIQALRGHEILLSYDVRAENVSKPALDYNGIKAQLHFVSAASGPRWFNEGLLYGTIPWRHSELIIRVDDDATDGVLQLGMQECSGTAWLANVALTVRGPRPARPPRLRGVVSPSSFSPKDFEELAAWKVNLIRWQLINPEWPRTEIPSDPAVYGPWLDKKLDELALVLEQAKQIGARVVVDLHAPPGGRLPDGTLRMVLDKEMQDYFLFVWEKIAQRFKGNPTIWAYDLMNEPLQNKPSPPGVMDWFALQEAAARAVRKIDPDTTILIEADQWDSPEAFTWMRPVWVTNVVYETHMYWPYEYTHQGFERPWNTPADRPPYPGTFNERPFDRAALIRHLAPVREFQRAYGAKIFVGEFSVTRWAPGAARYLSDVIGLFEEYGWDWTYHAFREQSAWSLEHENLPQDSDTPAQTPPDRANVVRSWFLKNAP; this is encoded by the coding sequence ATGGCCCCCATTCGCTCCGCGCTCTTTGTCGGCTTTGCCCTTTTCCTGACCGTCGTGGCCCGCGCCGCCGGTCCCGCTGGCTTCGAACTCGATCTCTCGTCCGCCAAGGATCTCCCGCCGGGCCTGACCTGGGTGGCGGAAGGCCCGCAAAACGAGCCCTGCCTCCGCATCGATGTCTTCCCGAAGGACGCCTCCGCGCCGCATCTGCTCACCATTCCGATCGACATCCAGGCGCTCCGTGGCCACGAGATCCTGCTCAGCTACGATGTGCGCGCCGAGAACGTCTCGAAGCCCGCGCTCGACTACAACGGCATCAAGGCCCAGCTCCACTTCGTCTCTGCCGCCAGCGGCCCGCGCTGGTTCAACGAGGGGCTGCTCTACGGCACGATCCCCTGGAGGCACTCGGAGCTGATCATCCGCGTGGACGACGACGCCACCGACGGCGTCCTCCAGCTCGGCATGCAGGAATGCTCCGGCACCGCGTGGCTGGCGAACGTCGCCCTCACCGTCCGCGGCCCGAGACCCGCCCGCCCGCCCCGCCTCCGCGGCGTCGTGAGTCCGTCGTCCTTTTCCCCGAAGGATTTCGAGGAACTCGCCGCCTGGAAGGTGAACCTCATCCGCTGGCAGCTCATCAACCCCGAATGGCCCCGCACGGAGATCCCGTCCGACCCGGCCGTCTACGGCCCCTGGCTCGACAAGAAACTCGACGAGCTCGCCCTCGTGCTCGAGCAGGCGAAACAGATCGGCGCCCGCGTCGTCGTCGACCTTCACGCTCCTCCCGGTGGTCGCCTGCCGGACGGGACGCTACGCATGGTCCTCGACAAGGAAATGCAGGATTACTTCCTCTTTGTCTGGGAAAAGATCGCCCAACGCTTCAAGGGCAACCCCACCATCTGGGCCTACGACCTGATGAACGAGCCCCTGCAAAACAAGCCGTCTCCCCCCGGCGTGATGGACTGGTTTGCCCTGCAGGAAGCCGCCGCTCGGGCCGTCCGCAAGATCGATCCCGACACGACCATCCTCATCGAGGCGGACCAGTGGGACTCCCCCGAGGCGTTCACCTGGATGCGCCCCGTCTGGGTAACGAACGTCGTTTACGAGACGCACATGTATTGGCCCTACGAATACACGCACCAGGGCTTCGAGCGGCCGTGGAATACCCCCGCGGATCGCCCACCCTACCCCGGCACCTTCAACGAACGCCCGTTCGACCGCGCCGCCCTCATCCGGCACCTCGCCCCCGTGCGGGAGTTCCAGCGCGCCTACGGAGCGAAGATTTTCGTCGGCGAGTTCAGCGTCACCCGCTGGGCGCCGGGCGCGGCAAGATACCTGAGCGACGTCATCGGGCTCTTCGAGGAATACGGTTGGGATTGGACGTATCACGCCTTCCGCGAGCAATCCGCCTGGAGCCTCGAGCACGAGAATCTGCCGCAGGATTCCGACACGCCCGCGCAGACTCCGCCCGATCGAGCGAACGTCGTCCGCTCCTGGTTCCTCAAGAACGCGCCGTAA